A stretch of DNA from Micromonospora peucetia:
ATCACCTGGCTGTGACCCGCTACGACGTGGTGGTGCTCGACCGCGACTTGCCGGGCGTGCCGGGTGACGAGGTGTGCCGGCGGATCGTGGGCGAGCACTCGGCGACCCGGGTGCTGATGCTGACCGCGGCCTCGTCGGTGAAACAGCGGGTCGACGGCCTGGGCCTCGGCGCCGACGACTACCTCGCCAAGCCCTTCGACTTCGCCGAGCTGGTCGCGCGGGTGCGGGCGCTCGGCCGGCGGCCGGGTACGGCCGTGCCACCGATCCTGGAGTACGGGGATCTCACGCTCGACCCCGGCCGCCGGGTCGCGACCCGCGACGGACGCCGGCTGGAGCTGAGCCCGAAGGAGTTCGCCGTCCTGGAATGCCTGCTCGCCGCGCACGGCCGGCTCGTGTCGGCGGAGGATCTGCTCGAACGGGTCTGGGACGAGGCGGCGGACCCGTTCACCACGGCGGTGAAGACCACCATCCGGCGGCTGCGGACCAAGCTAGGCGACCCTGCGCTCATCCACACCGTTCGCGAGGGCGGTTACCGGATCGGCGAACCGTGATGCGCGTCCGGATTCCCCGGCGGAGCCTGCACGTCCAGCTCACGCTGCTCTACGCCGTACCCTTCCTGATCTCCGGCGTCGTGCTGCTCGCGATCCCGCTGCTGGGCAACAACGAGGCCACCCCGGTGGGCCCGGTCGCGGACCCCGTCGGCGTCCCCAGCGACGGCGGTCACCTGGACCGGCAGTTCACCACCTCGGCGTGGGCCATAGCC
This window harbors:
- a CDS encoding response regulator transcription factor, which gives rise to MRVLVVEDFEVLARTVGVGLRREGMAVDVVLDGGAALDHLAVTRYDVVVLDRDLPGVPGDEVCRRIVGEHSATRVLMLTAASSVKQRVDGLGLGADDYLAKPFDFAELVARVRALGRRPGTAVPPILEYGDLTLDPGRRVATRDGRRLELSPKEFAVLECLLAAHGRLVSAEDLLERVWDEAADPFTTAVKTTIRRLRTKLGDPALIHTVREGGYRIGEP